CTTCGCTACGCCAATCCATGACCGACACGCTGGGATTACGTATCGATATGGTGGTTGATCTCTGGTATCAGATCGCTCCCTGGAACTCGCCCAGCCGGGAAGTTGTCGTTAACCGCATTATTGAGCGCGCAATCGAATTAGTTGCTGAACGCCGCCCTCTGTTGCCCGGCGTTGAACACGCGTTGCAGCTCTGCCGCCAGCGACATCTCAAAATAGGTCTGGCTTCTGCTTCGCCGCTGCGCATGTTGCAACAGGTACTCCACATGTTCCATCTTGAAACTTATTTTGATGTTCTGGTTTCCGCGGAAAAGCTGCCCTATAGCAAACCTCATCCTGAGGTCTACCTGAACGCGGCTAACAGCCTGGGCGTTTCACCTTTACAGTGTGTCACGCTGGAAGATTCGATAAACGGCATGATTGCCACCAAAGCAGCCCGCATGCGTTCCATCGTGGTTCCGCAACCTGAGTTCAGCCAAGACCCACGCTGGGCGCTGGCCGAACTCAAGCTGGAATCTTTACTGCAACTGGATAACGGGCACATTTCGTGATGCCCCGAGAACCGGTGATTAGCCGGAAGGCGAGTTCCGGCTGACGCTCTAATTTGCTAGTCTAACGCGCCATTCATAAGAATGGCGGTGATTATCCCGGTAGTCGCCGCAATCAATACGTAGTTTCCATCAATGTGAGCCCAGTGCTGTCCGGCGGGTGGTTCGCCTAACCCTCTGGCGCGCCAGTCATTGACCCGATAATCATCCCCGCGAAAACGTTGAGGTGCGGGATGACCTTTCCTGAAATTATTCCCACGCCATGCAAAATGGTCGCGTTCACGGAAGTTAGATGCATCCCGATGCTCACGGGAAGTCTGCTTTGCCGCATGGTTTCCTTTGCCGCTATCGTGATTACCGTCAGGCGCATTTCTGCGTTCACCACCATTTTGGTGATTAGGCGCTTGCCGTTTCTGTTCGTGTGGTCCATTCGGGCCTTCCGCAAAAACAATACCTGAAAAAGCGCTGGTGGCCAGCAGTAACGACATCATCAGTGCCAGTGTTTTTTTCGTCATTGTATTTTCCTCGCCGCATTAACAGTCTTATAGAACTGGTTAACAGCAATATCGGTGACAAATAGGGTTGGGCGAAAGATGGAAATGTCTTAAAACCGCTTGTCTGACAATATATTACCTAATCCATGCAAAATCTTAACACATAGACATTCACGCATTTTGATGTCAGGGGCATTGCGTACATTAGTACGTTAGGTGCGAGGATACTGACGGATCATGCTGAGAGACTTCGGAAGCGTCCCTCTTGTCTCTCAGCATATTTTTGGAGATGAAACACGGATAAACCCAATATTCACGTAAGCCCCCGGCCTACGCAATAACATAAAAGCGTAACGTTTATTATCGGTTCGGAGACGTATCGTATGCCTGACAGCTTTGGAAGCCTTTGTTGAGAACGTGCCCGGTTTCATCATAGCTGACAAAATAATTTTGAGCCGTGCCGTCACGATTCTTTAACAGATAATCGCTACACGTCCCCTTCGCGTTTACCAGCCTTCTTTCCGTTCCTCCCGAACCAGCAAGCTGATAAACCTGCTGCTTCGTCATTCCTACCTTAACATCCTTTACCACCGGCTCATTCACATAGCTCTCTGCTTTGTTATAAGCCGTACACCCAGAAAGAAAGACTGCGCCTGCCGCCGCAATACACAATATTTGTCGATTATTTTTCATTGCATTACCTCATATGGATGGGTCATGGATGAGTCTAGATGGCAAAAGGCATTTTTTCAAATGCCGAGGTGGTGAGATAACGCTGTCATTGAGAGAGCAAAAACCTCACCCTGAGATAAAACCCCTGACAGAACGCTTGTCCTTTTTCTTCGCGCCAATTCGTTTTACACTCAGGGGATTACGATAATTATTCCGCAGGATCAATAAGTTCAGGAGGGTAGATTATGTCATTACAGCAAGACATTATCACTGCACTGGGGGTCAAAAGCACCATTGACCCGGTGAAAGAAATTCGTGTTAGCGTTGATTTTTTAAAGAGTTATCTGAAGGCCCACCCATTCGTAAAATCGCTGGTATTGGGGATCAGCGGAGGCCAGGACTCGGCGTTAACCGGTAAACTTTGCCAAACGGCCATTAGTGAGATACGTAATGAAACGGGTGAACAGGGTTATCAATTTATCGCCGTGCGCCTGCCTTATGGCGTACAGGCCGATGAAGCCGACTGTCAGGACGCTATCAATTTTATTCAACCCGACAAGGTGCTGACGGTCAATATCAAACCAGCGGTAGAAGCCAGCGAAGCCACGCTAAGGGCGATTGGCATTGAGCTTTCCGACTTTGTCAAAGGTAATGAAAAGGCGCGCGAGCGGATGAAGGCGCAGTACAGCATCGCGGGCATGAATGCCGGATTAGTGGTGGGAACCGATCATGCGGCGGAAGCCGTGACCGGATTCTTCACAAAATATGGCGACGGCGGAACAGACATCAACCCGATATTCCGTTTGAATAAACGCCAGGGGAAAGCGCTGCTGCAAGAATTGGGCTGCCCGTCTCACCTTTACACCAAAGCGCCGACGGCCGATCTGGAGGAAGATCGCCCTTCACTGCCTGATGAAGTCGCCCTGGGTGTGACCTATGAGAACATTGATGATTACCTTGAAGGTAAGCAAGTGGATGCAAAAGACGCGGCGACCATTGAAAACTGGTATCGCAAAACCGAACACAAGCGTCGTCCGCCGGTTACCGTTTTCGACGATTTCTGGCAATAATCAGGTTTGATAGACTCTGGCGGATGCTGGTTCCGGCATCCGCTTTTTATTATGGATAGGACTGTCCTTCATCGGTGCATTCACCCTACTCGCCTACTCCGCGCAAAGTGTCATTAGGGTAGCCACGTGAATAAACCAGTGTGCGCATCGGATTCGGGATGTCCCTCTCAGGGCATTAACCTGTTATAGTGGATTTCACATTTATTTAACTCAAAGAACGTTATGTTGCGGCGATTCTTCTCTTATTACTCCCCCTACAAGGGGCTATTCGTGTTGGATTTTGGCTGTGCCATTGTCGCGGGTTTGCTTGAACTGGGTTTCCCGATGGCGATCAAAGCATTCATCGACAAACTGCTGCCAGAGCAAAACTGGTCGTTAATTCTGCTGGCGTCGGTGGCGTTACTAGCGGTGTACTTGCTAAACACCGCACTCATGGCCATTGTCAACTATTGGGGACATGCGCTGGGGGTTGGCATCGAAACCGACATGCGCCGCCAGGCGTTTGAACACCTGCAAAAACTGCCATTTCGTTATTACGACAATATGAAAACCGGGCATATCATTACCCACGTCACCAAAGATCTGGAAGAAGTCGGCGAAATCGCGCATCACGGCCCGGAAGATCTGTTTATTGCGATTATGACTTTCATTGGCGCATTTATTCTGATGGCGACCGTGCATCTGCCGCTGGCAATGCTTACTATCGTCATTGTGCCGTTCATGACATATCTGGTCAGCCGCTATGGCGCCCGAATGACCGATACCTGGCGCCAGTTGTTCGGTCAGGTTGGTAATTTCAATGCCCGCATCGAGGAAAGCGTGGGCGGTATTCGCGTTGTCAAAGCTTTCGCCAATGAAGCGCATGAGGAACAACTGTTTTCTCATGACAATGAAAACTATCGTCGCACCAAACTTCAAGCCTATCGCATCATGACCGCCAGTCTGACGCTCAGCTATCTGAGCACCCGTCTGATTCAGTTGATCGTCATGCTGGCAGGCATCTGGTATGTCATCAAAGGTGAACTGACCTACGGTGGCTTTATCGGCTTCCTGTTATTGATCGAAGTGTTCTTCCGCCCGGTCGCTAAAATTACTGCGGTGCTGGAGAGCTATCCGAAAGGCATTGCCGGTTTCAAACGCTTTACCCAACTAATTGATACCGTGCCGGAAATTGCAGACGCCCCCCATGCTCGCGATAGGGGGCCACTTAAAGGTGATATTGAATTCATCCAAGTCGGCTTTGGCTATTCGCCCGATCGTCCCATCATCCATAACGTTAATCTGTCGATACGCGCTGGCGAAACCGTCGCCTTTGTCGGGCCTTCTGGTGCAGGAAAAACCACACTCTGTTCGCTGCTTCCTCGCTTTTATGATTTAACCAGCGGCAGTATCACCATCGATGGCATTGATATTCGCGACATGACACAGTCATCCCTGCGCAGCCAGATCGGTATCGTACAGCAGGATGTCTTCCTGTTTGGCGGCACCATTCGTGAAAATATCGCCTATGGCAAACTGGGGGCCAGCGATGAAGAAATCATGCAGGCGGCGAAACGCGCCAGACTCGACGAACTGATTGACAATCTGCCTGACGGTCTGGATACCATCGTGGGCGAGCGTGGCGTCAAATTGTCCGGCGGTCAGAAACAGCGTTTATCCATTGCACGGATTTTCCTGAAAAATCCGCCGATTCTGATCCTTGATGAGGCGACCTCCGCACTGGATACCGCCACCGAACAGGCGATTCAACAATCGCTCAGCGAGCTTTCTGCAGGACGAACCACGCTGGTTATTGCCCATCGTCTGGCAACCATCCAGAATGCTGGGCGTATTGTGGTGGTCGATAACGGCGGGATCATTGAGCAAGGCAGCCATCAGGCTTTAATTGCGCACCGCGGGATTTACGCCAGTCTGCATCAGGCACAGTTCGGACACGCTTGATGCGCTTCAAAGCCATCGCCGTATAAAGAAAAGGCCGCTTACGCGGCCTTCATGTTTACTCTTTGGGAGAGGCGTTCTCCACCCTGCTTTTTAGCTTTTGCCCCGGACGGAACGTGACCACACGGCGCGCCGTAATCGGAATATCTTCGCCAGTTTTTGGGTTACGTCCCGGTCGTTGGTTCTTGTCTCGCAGATCAAAATTACCAAATCCCGACAATTTGACCTGCTCGCCATTTTCCAAAGCTCGACGAACTTCTTCAAAAAACAGCTCGACTAACTCTTTGGCATCCCGTTTGCTCAGCCCAAGCTTCTCAAACAGGTATTCTGACATTTCAGCTTTAGTAAGCGCCATAGGTTCAATCCCTCAAGGATGCTTGGAATCGCTGTTTTAATGCTGCTACACATTTGGCAACGGTAGCGGCAATTTCCTCTTCTGCCAGTGTCCGAGAGGTATCTTGCAAGATCAGACTGATAGCCAGGCTCTTGTAACCTTCAGCTACGCCCTTTCCTCGGTACACGTCGAATAAGTTTACGCCAACTAACTGATTTGCGCCAACTTTCTTACACTCGGCTAAAATATCCCCAGCCGGGACGTTTTCAGCCACTACTACAGCGATATCACGACGGTTTGCAGGGAACCGGGAAATGTCGTTCGCATTAGGCAGAATGCGGTGTGCAACCTTATCCCACAGCAATTCAAATACGACTGTGCGTCCGTTCAGGTCCAGCTTGCGCTCCAGCTCCGGGTGGATAACACCAATAAATCCAATACGTTCCCCGCACTGATAAATAGCAGCACTTTGCCCCGGATGCAATGCCGGATTACTCTCAGACTTGAACTCGATAGCCGACAACTTACCCGTCAGCGACAGCACAGCTTCCAAATCACCTTTTAAATCATAGAAGTCGACAGCCTGACGCGCCAGATCCCAATGCTCTTCGTAGCGTGTGCCGGTAATCACACCTGCCAACATGAAATCCTGACGAATGCCCAGATCGGCACGGCTGTCCGGCACAAAACGCAAGCCGCTTTCAAACAGACGCAGGCGGCTCTGCTGACGATTCTGGTTGTAAACGACCACGCCCAGCAGCCCGCTCCACAATGAGAGACGCATGGCTGACATTTCTGCTGAAATCGGACTGGGAAGCATCAACGCGTCTTCGCCGGGATGGATCAGAGACTGAATTTTCGGGTCAACAAAACTGTAAGTAATTGCTTCCTGATAGCCATGATCGACCAATAACGTCTTGACGCGCTTGAGTGAAAGCGACGCTTCACGATGCGAAGTCATGGTTAGCGGGGCAAGCGTCGCGATATTCGGGATATTGTTGTAGCCGTAAATCCGGGCAACTTCTTCAACCAGATCTTCTTCAATTTCCATATCAAAACGCCAGCTTGGGGCAACAGCCTGCCAACCTGCGTCTGTTTTAGTCACTTTGCAGCCAAGACGCTGCAAAATATCCGTTACTTGATCATCGGCAATAACATGCCCAATCAGGTGATCCAGTTTTTCGCGACGCAGCATAATCGTCGCCCGCGCGGGTACGTCCGCCGCGCTGGTCACATCCACCACCGGGCCAGCTTCACCGCCACAGATAGCGATCAGCAGACGCGTGGCCCGCTCCATCGCCTTATACTGTAATCCGGGATCAACGCCACGCTCGTAACGATGGGAGGCATCGGTACGCAAGCCATAGCGACGCGCACGTCCGGTGATGGATAGCGGGTTAAAGTAGGCGCATTCCAGCAGAATATTTTGCGTCTCTTGATTAACGCCGGAATGCTCACCGCCCAAAATCCCGCCCAGCGCCAGCACTTTTTGTTTATCAGCGATCACCAGCGTATCCGCGTTAAGCTTCGCCTCATTGCCGTCCAGCAGCGTCAGCGTCTCACCATCGTGGGCCTGGCGCACCGCAATTCCGCCCTCCAGTCGGTCAAGATCGAACGCATGCATCGGCTGGCCCAACTCCAGCAAGACATAGTTGGTGACGTCGACCACCGGATCGATGGCGCGGATACCACAGCGTCGCAGCTTTTCACGCATCCATAGCGGCGTTGCGGCCTTAACGTTGATGCCTTTGACAACTCGCCCCAGATAACGCGGGCAAGCCTGCGGCGCTTCAACCTGAACCGGGAAAGTATCCTGAATGGTTGCCGGGACCGGTTGAATGTCGGGTTCAATTAGCGGCAATTGGTTCAGCACGGCCACATCGCGGGCAATGCCAATGATGCCCAGACAATCCACACGGTTCGGCGTTACGCTGATTTCAATGATGTTGTCATCCAGTTGCAGGTATTGACGAATGTCCATGCCAATCGGCGCATCAAGCGGCAACTCGATAATGCCGTTATGATCGTCGGAAATACCCAGCTCAGAAAATGAGCACAGCATCCCTTCGGACGGCTCGCCACGCAGTTTAGCCGCTTTGATTTTGAAATCGCCAGGCAGCAGCGCTCCCACCATCGCTACCGCCACTTTCAAACCCTGACGACAGTTCGGCGCACCACAAACGATGTCCAGCGGACGATCGCCGCCCACGTTAACTTTTGTTACGCGCAGTTTATCGGCATTCGGATGCTGACCACACTCAACGACTTCCCCCACGACAACACCGTGGAAAGCGCCGGCAACCGGCTCAACGCCATCCACTTCGAGCCCCGCCATGGTGATTTGTTCAGATAATGCATCACTGTTAACCGCCGGGTTTACCCACTCGCGTAACCAGAGTTCACTGAATTTCATGATGATAATCCCGCCTTACTTAAACTGTTTGAGGAAACGTAGATCGTTTTCAAAGAATGCGCGCAAATCAGTTACACCGTAACGAAGCATCGTCAGACGCTCCATACCCATCCCAAAGGCAAAACCGGAATAGACGTCAGGATCGATACCGACGTTACGCAGCACATTCGGGTGTACCATGCCGCAACCCAGCACTTCCAACCATTTGCCGTTCTTACCCATCACATCCACCTCTGCGGACGGTTCGGTAAACGGAAAGTAAGAAGGACGGAAACGAACCTGTAAATCCTCCTCAAAGAAGTTACGCAGAAAATCGTGCAGCGTTCCTTTCAGATTGGTAAAGCTGATATTTTTATCAACAATTA
This is a stretch of genomic DNA from Brenneria rubrifaciens. It encodes these proteins:
- the osmE gene encoding osmotically-inducible lipoprotein OsmE, translated to MKNNRQILCIAAAGAVFLSGCTAYNKAESYVNEPVVKDVKVGMTKQQVYQLAGSGGTERRLVNAKGTCSDYLLKNRDGTAQNYFVSYDETGHVLNKGFQSCQAYDTSPNR
- a CDS encoding ABC transporter ATP-binding protein, with the protein product MLRRFFSYYSPYKGLFVLDFGCAIVAGLLELGFPMAIKAFIDKLLPEQNWSLILLASVALLAVYLLNTALMAIVNYWGHALGVGIETDMRRQAFEHLQKLPFRYYDNMKTGHIITHVTKDLEEVGEIAHHGPEDLFIAIMTFIGAFILMATVHLPLAMLTIVIVPFMTYLVSRYGARMTDTWRQLFGQVGNFNARIEESVGGIRVVKAFANEAHEEQLFSHDNENYRRTKLQAYRIMTASLTLSYLSTRLIQLIVMLAGIWYVIKGELTYGGFIGFLLLIEVFFRPVAKITAVLESYPKGIAGFKRFTQLIDTVPEIADAPHARDRGPLKGDIEFIQVGFGYSPDRPIIHNVNLSIRAGETVAFVGPSGAGKTTLCSLLPRFYDLTSGSITIDGIDIRDMTQSSLRSQIGIVQQDVFLFGGTIRENIAYGKLGASDEEIMQAAKRARLDELIDNLPDGLDTIVGERGVKLSGGQKQRLSIARIFLKNPPILILDEATSALDTATEQAIQQSLSELSAGRTTLVIAHRLATIQNAGRIVVVDNGGIIEQGSHQALIAHRGIYASLHQAQFGHA
- the pheT gene encoding phenylalanine--tRNA ligase subunit beta gives rise to the protein MKFSELWLREWVNPAVNSDALSEQITMAGLEVDGVEPVAGAFHGVVVGEVVECGQHPNADKLRVTKVNVGGDRPLDIVCGAPNCRQGLKVAVAMVGALLPGDFKIKAAKLRGEPSEGMLCSFSELGISDDHNGIIELPLDAPIGMDIRQYLQLDDNIIEISVTPNRVDCLGIIGIARDVAVLNQLPLIEPDIQPVPATIQDTFPVQVEAPQACPRYLGRVVKGINVKAATPLWMREKLRRCGIRAIDPVVDVTNYVLLELGQPMHAFDLDRLEGGIAVRQAHDGETLTLLDGNEAKLNADTLVIADKQKVLALGGILGGEHSGVNQETQNILLECAYFNPLSITGRARRYGLRTDASHRYERGVDPGLQYKAMERATRLLIAICGGEAGPVVDVTSAADVPARATIMLRREKLDHLIGHVIADDQVTDILQRLGCKVTKTDAGWQAVAPSWRFDMEIEEDLVEEVARIYGYNNIPNIATLAPLTMTSHREASLSLKRVKTLLVDHGYQEAITYSFVDPKIQSLIHPGEDALMLPSPISAEMSAMRLSLWSGLLGVVVYNQNRQQSRLRLFESGLRFVPDSRADLGIRQDFMLAGVITGTRYEEHWDLARQAVDFYDLKGDLEAVLSLTGKLSAIEFKSESNPALHPGQSAAIYQCGERIGFIGVIHPELERKLDLNGRTVVFELLWDKVAHRILPNANDISRFPANRRDIAVVVAENVPAGDILAECKKVGANQLVGVNLFDVYRGKGVAEGYKSLAISLILQDTSRTLAEEEIAATVAKCVAALKQRFQASLRD
- the hxpB gene encoding hexitol phosphatase HxpB produces the protein MTPDFSIQAAIFDMDGLLIDSEPLWDMAEIEVIASLGIDTSLRQSMTDTLGLRIDMVVDLWYQIAPWNSPSREVVVNRIIERAIELVAERRPLLPGVEHALQLCRQRHLKIGLASASPLRMLQQVLHMFHLETYFDVLVSAEKLPYSKPHPEVYLNAANSLGVSPLQCVTLEDSINGMIATKAARMRSIVVPQPEFSQDPRWALAELKLESLLQLDNGHIS
- a CDS encoding RcnB family protein, with protein sequence MTKKTLALMMSLLLATSAFSGIVFAEGPNGPHEQKRQAPNHQNGGERRNAPDGNHDSGKGNHAAKQTSREHRDASNFRERDHFAWRGNNFRKGHPAPQRFRGDDYRVNDWRARGLGEPPAGQHWAHIDGNYVLIAATTGIITAILMNGALD
- the ihfA gene encoding integration host factor subunit alpha, producing MALTKAEMSEYLFEKLGLSKRDAKELVELFFEEVRRALENGEQVKLSGFGNFDLRDKNQRPGRNPKTGEDIPITARRVVTFRPGQKLKSRVENASPKE
- the nadE gene encoding ammonia-dependent NAD(+) synthetase, yielding MSLQQDIITALGVKSTIDPVKEIRVSVDFLKSYLKAHPFVKSLVLGISGGQDSALTGKLCQTAISEIRNETGEQGYQFIAVRLPYGVQADEADCQDAINFIQPDKVLTVNIKPAVEASEATLRAIGIELSDFVKGNEKARERMKAQYSIAGMNAGLVVGTDHAAEAVTGFFTKYGDGGTDINPIFRLNKRQGKALLQELGCPSHLYTKAPTADLEEDRPSLPDEVALGVTYENIDDYLEGKQVDAKDAATIENWYRKTEHKRRPPVTVFDDFWQ